TGACAACGCCATCCCATACGGCGCTTTAGAGATTGGCTCCGTCCCTGGAGCTAACTCTATTACAAATTCTATTGCCCTTTCCGGCGGTAAACCAGGCGGTTCCCGAGGAAAGACATCCGGAAACTCGCGAACCATCGCGATGTTCTCAATCTTCGGTTCCTCAACCGATACATCCAATACAGTCGCCAAATACCCTTGGCATCCACTTTCCAACAGACGCGTCGCTTCCAACGACGAAATCAACAAGGTTGAGGTTCCACCTCGACtcccaacaaattcaaaatccaTTCCATCCAACGGGTTAAACCGGATGGCCTTACGATAACAATCCACTACAGCCTTTTGTTtcatcaaccaatccatccccacaatcacatcaaagtcatacatttcCAAAGACAATCAAGTCTATTCTACCCTCATGTCCATCTATAATCAGCCTACAGTTAGGACATCCATTTGCAGCCactacgctatcctttaaaggtgtagaaatcttaaaaacaaCATCCAATGGTACTACACTCAAATCAGCCAGTTTAACAAATCTATCAAGAACAAAGGAATGCGTAGCAcccggatcaaacaaagcataggcgacttgattatgcaagaggaccgtacttgtaacggtcggcgaatccttcgcctcctcACGGGTGACAGCAAACACCCTTCCTTGAGCCTGGGGACGATTCTGGAAGTTTTGTGGCATGGCTCCCCTTAGTGGTCCTCTCAATTGTGGCGCCTGCATTCTCTGCTTCGCCTCTCGCGGGCGATCCCTTCACCCGATGGCCCAATCGGCCACATCCAAAGCGTGCTCCACTCCTATACGGGCACGGACCGGGTCCATGTCTCTCGGTGACACGGATTACACACATCACTTTGGCGGAAAACAGGCTTATTGATCGCTCCTCTGCGATTAGGTGGGATGTGATGTCCGCCTCCATACATAGGCTTCTTTCCTTGCCTCTTCTCAAATCGGTTTGATGACGTAAACCGCGACCCGGATGCGGCAGTCCTCTCACCCAAGTCCCGCTCCACTATCGGCGCCCTCTCATAAAGGTCATCATAGTCTTGAAGATTGAACGGCGCTAGTACACTCTTAATCTCGGGCTTCAGCCCGTCCCCGAATCTTCTAGCCCTATCCTCGGGGTCCTCAATCAATCTCGGGGCATACTTAGATAATTCCGAGAACTTAGCTTCATATTGATCGACGGTCATCTGATTCTGGCGGAGGCGGAAAAACTCAGCCATCTTCTGCTCTCTAGCTGTCCTTGAGAAATACTTGTTATTAAAGGCCTCCACAAAGGTATCCCACACTGGGACCGTACCTTCCGGGAAAACTCTATCCTTGACGACTCTCCACCAAGTACCGGCGTTACCCTCTAGTTGATAAACGGCCGGGACCACCTTATCCTCATTCGAGCATCTAAGCAAGTTGAACACTTTCTCCAATCCTTCAATCCGGTGGGTGGCCGCTTCGTGGTCTCCGCTTCCGGTGAATCTGCGGTGGCTTCAACTTGAGAAACCTGTTCCACCATCTTTTGAGCCTTACGATCCTCAACTACCGCCAGTGGTGGCACATCCATCGGCGGAACTGCAGGTGGAACTACGGGTGGGGCTTCAACAGTAGCGGCGGCAGCAGCGTTTTGATTCCTTATCCGCTGCCCTATCAACTCCCCCATAGCACCTAAAGCTTGCATAACCTCTGCCATAGTCGGCTCTTCCCGAGCGGGACCAGCTACGGGAGGTGCGACAGGAGGTGCCGCTCCAACATCGGCAATCTCATCTACCGGCCTTACGGGCCTCCTTCGAGGTGCTCGAGGTGCTCTTCTACCGCGTCCGCTCATTATGCAGAAATGATGCGGAGTCCCGCTTACCCCAAAGCAAAACGCGGTCAGAAGGCGACCCCAAAAACTTAACACtcaataacaatcacatgcatagcGATAAaagtcctactaactatcccatatcccatcgctccttattactccgggccaatgaccggatggatcgagccgaccttgctctgataccaccttgggcggggatgtcacgccccgactctcgagcccgcgacatccctaccaattcgccacgaggtcacgaaggataacgtcccaggcgcgttatcgacctttcaattatatacgcatgcggaaacggtttactcccggacaacataaaaacaaacggggatagcatagcaggaaatacataccaaggcagataaacaaaaggtaacatatacaGTCACCAAACAGCAGATGagccttaaccctaccgagctacgtaaagatatacaaccccatacttcggggcggctcgcTAAGACCTCCAAAGGGTACTAGGTCGATAAGGTTAACttttcatctactccaaaaagacTATCCTCAACCTGGCCTTGGaatccgcaaagctccatcacttgggacccgaaagtggttcccacaacggggtgagatataaatctcgagtgaatcaagcctaagctcggttaggacactcgattcacctaaaacatcctaaccacgaggattataacaccacgatataaccatatatccaacaatcatatcacatgacaataatcacccacatgcatacttaccaatCTTcaccacacataatgcaatgcttgactccactcaatgCACCACATCGACAACCatccgaacacgcatcacactcacaagtatgcacttggacaccacacaagtccatttattaacgatgatcgcgccctcGGCGCCACgatgatgaggatccacgcgaccgggcgcgatcgactctcacaattaatgcgatcccgcattcttcccgGAAGtagaccgggctacgttccttttccctctcggcaacggctactacaagcggtgtatccaagtgcaccccgcacggcacggcaagtaggcatccctatacggggcttcggtccatcacaagtcatgaccggcatccgataatcccttaaaaccgtacgtaccatacggggcatgaattatcgtgcttctagcaagtcgtgtggttccataaaaatggtacggtgtgtactatgtgtacaagatttaacttgccaggaaaacccatcatcgttccttcatatgaccatacaaagacacccgacacatcaatcaatttattctctttgatttaggccggatgctcacacaacgtgctcaaagactcggcccaaggccattttcatgctaaaatatgtctttgatttgcacacggtcatatgcatatgcagacgccaattcactcaacgagcatccaggatactcaaatcaacatttcaacatggcgatccgcccaaacaaagtcatcaattcaacacgaataaaccaattcgattaggccacatacggactcaatttcgtgccgtagtcattaattagcccattttgatttaaaatcgccaatcgatcgctcgtccttaacctatcgctcgctcgcgatcaaatcacaatatacaatcaaattcatctaacaacaattagccacagacaattctaatttaatcgattatggtcatttaccctaaaccgggtttctaactaatccgaccataatcaaatctacctaattgccctaccgactagctaactaattctaggcgcaattagcgccctaaccaaggattagggtcaactcaccaacaatggaggtcgaggtcgggtcgggcacgaattTCGAGGTcggggccgaaaatcactattcacgccggaaaatactgttcacgccggaaacactgttcaccgcgacactgttccggcgacactgttcacggccgaaaacagtgacgagttcggcggtgaaattACCGCAAACGGTGGCGGCTCAacgattggaggtccggcgagcgacgaaAGCTGGAAAACAGAATTAACAGaggtaaaacaggggaaaccgggctgaatttgggggaaaacgatctcacgggctgaggcgaggccGGGGGAAGgcgggggactcacctacagtgtcgaggacgaccttcgggaccagctggggCGGCGGATGGCGACCGGAAGCGGCCGAACAGCGGCTGTACAGAATCGcgcagaaaacaggggaaacgggcgcgaaacaggggaggtccgatcggggctcaaatcgagctctacgggcggcgatcggcttcCGGCGACTTCGTGGGACAACTAGAGGTGGAGGACGATGGTTtggggtggtcggcggccaATGGGTGCAGCTCAATCGCAGCGGAGAACGGCTGAACAGGTGGCTCGGCGCAAAAGTGGGAAGTCTGCGCCGAGATGTCGTTTCCGGGCTGAATCGCGGCGGTCCGACGAGGTACGGGCGGCGAAACAGAGTTGAGAGGGTTGTGGGAGGGCGGAGGACAAAGACCCAAGTGGTTGGTGGCGGTCCGAGGCGGTGACAAAGGCGGCTAAAGCTTGGATGCCCTCTAACTCCAAAACAGAGCGAGGGGCGCAGGGGAGCCGTGGCTGCCTGCACGGCGAACGGCGGCCGAgatggcggtggtggcggcgaggaGCAAGTGGACCGAGGAGTAAGGTGGTGGATGGACGTGGTGGCTCGCGAAAATGAAGAAGGGAGGAGGAGATGAAGTTCGGTTCACTAGGGGGGAGGGGGTTGTCGCACaaaaacagaggaagaaagGGAGCAGacgggagagagaaaagagggaggagagagaaaactttGACCACGCTTTGACCGAGGTGGGCGGAAGATTGGACTGAAAGTGGGGCCCACGGTCACCTCAAAAATAAATGTTTTCGTCATAtacgtataatatccaagggcggttccgtaatttgacaattcgggaccgatcggatttttggctcaaccgattgggaataaaatttggatttctacgggctaggttcggtccgggaaaACTTTAGGCGCGACGAATGAAAATCCTAAGTCACGATGACcaagatttcgagacccaatcgaaatcgaacgatattTCGGGAATTGTACAAATTTCGTCACGTAcgtcctttcgatccgaaattttataccaactaaagttcaataataatcctttttattgaactcggtctctcgTACCGATGGCCTAATTTCCGGGCGTCACAAGAAcgatgaagaatgaagaagaaggagaaatttcaacaaaaaataacaGTAAGGGGGTTGAATGAGGAATCGAATTTTGGATTCGGTGTGGATAAAAGATCTTCCTATGATATACTATTCAATTCTCAATGATAAATTGATTTGATAGCTTATATATTGTTCTTTGTGATATTAATTCGATTCGATATCGCCAACGTGTAATTCATTCCATTGAAATTACAAGCAAAAGATTTATCATCTCTATAAGATTGAATCCAGAGTTATTGCCAAAATAGCATAAAAACAATGAGATTATGGAAGTAAATATTCCTGTATTTATTGCTACTACATTCTTCATTCTGGTTCTTacacactacaaaaaaacaaggaattagccacaaaaaattagcgacgaaaataattcgtcgctaatttgcgatgaaactaGCAACGAAAAAAACATTCGTCGTTATTTGTGATGAAAATAGAGActaaaaaatttgtcgctaattagcgaccaaaatagcgacgaaaagtttttcatcgctaattggaGACGAAAATAacgacgaaaaaaaattcgtcgctaatttgtgaagaaattagcgacaaaaaactattcatcactaaattagcgacgaaacgtatatttcgtctctaaattagcgacaaaaaagatattcgtcgcaaaattagcgacaaaaaagtaattcgttgcaaaattaCGGATGTTGGTATAGCGATGAATCacattttcgtcactaaattgtcGACAAAAACCATGTTCGTCGCCACTTTTGTGTGACAAATGgaattttgtcactaatttaggGATGAAAATgtgattcatcgctaaatttgcgaccaaaaaaaatttgttgctaaattaCAGTTattggtttagcgacgaaaatatgttttcatcgctaaattagcgacgtaaACCATGTTCGTTGCAAATTTTTCCACGAAAAtgggttttcgtcgctaaattagcgacaaaaaaaaaattcctcgcGAAATTTGCGACTACttttgattttcgtcgctaattatttcttttttatttaaattaaatttgcgacgaattttaatttcgtcgctaatttagcgatgcatttcatttttcgtcgctaattatttctttttttatttatttagcgaCAAACATAGTACTCAtcgttaattagcgacgaaaaaaaatgttcgtcgctaatttgttctttgctaattagcgacgaacacctggttgtcgtcgctaattagtgacgaaaaagaagtttcgtcgctaattagcataGAACAAATTCACCACAAACAAGAATTAGCGACGAGGActttttcgtagctaatttgcgacgaaaatctcttcttcgtcgctaattagtttTGCTTCCCGCTCTGTAAAATTTTCCCTTCCAACTCTTCTCCGCCCTTTcctatttttccatttctccCTTGCTTCGCTCTTTCCCCTTATTCTTCTCCTCCATCTCTCAATCAAGGCCCCCAAAATCCTCCATTGATTCTAAGTTATCACTCTCGAGAAACCCCGATTCTCTCTGATTCTCTCACAATCAGaccttcgctctctctctctctctctcattctctcgcAATCCCCGATCGAATCCTCTGTTCAAATTGGGACTATTCTCAATCTAGGGTTTAGCCGTCCAATCCCGCGATTAGGTCTTATGTCCTCTCCtcgttgtcgctgggattagcGCGTCGGAGGCTCATGTCCGTTTTTCGGGTCGCGATTGTTGGCTTCTGCTACGGGTCGGGAGAAGATGAGCAACCCCGCCCCTCCTTCTGTCATGCCACTCGccactccctctctcctctctccccgTTGGCAAAGAGGAAATCATCGGACTAATGGCGGAGCAGGGCCAAGAAGAGGGCCGCGACGGCTACGGCGTGGGGCGAGGGGCAGACCGCGGCGTCGCCGTCGCGCCGTTCGTCATGAAGACCAGCAGATGGTCAGCGACCCGACGACGGAGAGCCTCATCCCCTGGGCAAGGCCAACAACAGCTTCATCGTCCTCGACCCCCTCGACTTCTCCCAGCGCCTCTTGCCCGCCTACTTCAAGcacaacttctccatcttcGTCCGCCAACTCAACACCTATGTAAGCCTCACCATATCGTCAACGATTTGTCGGATGAAATAACGTGTGTTTGAAGATCACAAACTCTGAATCATATAGTGGTGGGGCTGatttctttttgtgattttcatctTGATAGGGTCTCAGGAAGGTCGATTCGGACCAATGGGAGTTCGCGAACCAGTGGTTCCTCCGCGGCTAGAACCATCTGCTGAGGAACATCATGCGGAGGAAGCACCACAAGGGCGCCTACTCGTAGTGGAAGGGCGACGATGCCGACATGGACGAAGAGGAGCTCGTTGGCGAGGCTGAGGCAAGAGCAGAGAGCACTGGACGAGGAGGTTCAAGGCATGATCAAGCACTTGGAGGCCACCGAGTGACGCCCCAACTAGATAATGGCCTTCCTCTACAAAGTCATGGAAGACCCGGAGGGCCGGAGCTGCTCCCTCAGATGATGGTGGACATGGACAGGGACAGGAGCAAGTGTTTGTATAGTACTTAGTCATATAATTCTTCTATCTTTTGCTAAATCTatggggggaaaaaagagagactaGTAGATGAATGTATTGtgttttcatattattataatattttgatcTTGTTATATGCTTAATCAATATTAAAtatttgttttagaaattaaatttcttgtaattagatttaaaatacaaaaataaaagaaattatttcatcATACGCTAAATTTATCccaggaaattttttttgaattggcattattttgcaatgaaataaaatattcgtcgctagaCAAAATCATTCGTCGCGAAATTAGCcgaattagccacgaaaataccttttttgtcgctaatttagcgacgcaAACATTTTTTCGTCACTTTGAAcggggacaacattgaacattgaGCTAAtgttcaaggatcaaattacTCACTGGGTCAAAATTCGGGGATCATTCGtatcatttttcgagaaaaggaTTAAGTACTATCTTCACTTTGATGTGGAAGCGTAACAATGATTTTCTTAataatactattttttttatcaaatttgtccatatattgaaaaaattaattttaaatatatcttttgaaTGATTAACAAATTCACATGCATTCATCCATAGAAAATGGGATCACCCCCATTGCAATTAATGAATATAGAATAGGTATGCTTCTCTTTGTTGCTacgaactgaattggtacatttctagaatttttttactaaaaaattaataaaaatgtatTAATCGTTTATAAGGATACTTTATAAGGATACCACCAAAAGCAAATATTTTACCAAATTATATATGTtttaaaacaaagaagaaaaacgcAATAAAAATCTTTTTGGATGACACCATCCAACTTGAAAGACACTTTCGAGGAACTATAAAGATCTTGTAATGTTTTTAAAATCTTACACATATCTCAGCTAACAATACCGAAAGACTACAGCGTCGAtatgtttgttttgtttctgtTGTATTGCCTTTGCATGACTTCAAtatgtgttttgttttttcggtTGGTTACTTCGAGTTCGATCTGTGTTTAAGAAGCAATTTTAGAGTAATTAGTAGTGGTAACTGCAGCAAATAGTATATATAGTCAAGAAGTAACTATTTTCATTTATAGTAAAATGGAATTGTTGAACTATTTTTTATGTTGGAAATTGCTTATAAAACCTAAGGTTGGAGGGGTGCAAAGTATCTTTAGACTACTTCACGAAAACCAGCCTTAGTATAgtcttcttcaattttcaattgcttcCTCATTTTGTTTTCCCTCTTTGGTATAGAATGcctaggggtgattggtttaGTCTAGATTGGTCCCGAGGTCGGAACTTGAAATCGAACTAGTAGATTAGTAATTTTGAGAGTCAagtaatgtggatttttttaacactttttcaCTGAACATAAGCAAAGCTATTGTAGTTAATTTCGATCTATCATCAATTAGTACATAACATCCTATCTAGGACTAAAACTGAGAACTCAATCTGTCTAAGATTGGCTATTTTTTTCCGAAGGGACAATCAAATCAGTTCTCGCCAAAACCACCCCGAAACTAACTTGATCTATCAAACTTCCGTCCGTTCTTTAGTTTAACCGAGTCCGGGGCATACCCGTCGAGATAGGAGCCTGACCTTTCATCCCCCTAAATATATTTTGCCAAGATGATCTACGTCATTTTTTGCCCCTTACATCCTTGAAGTGGGAGTCCAATTCTCGGCATTCCCTTAACATAAGAGCAATTGAATGTTGACTTGCCAAGGCAGAAACTAATCAATTGTAATATCGAATCTATCACAACTATATGAGCTCGATGCAGGCGAGCTGGACTCGGTGGTGCAGGGGGGTCGGGTGAGGGAGCTTCGGCCAAAAacccaaaaggaagaagaagaagatgatgaacagagGAGGGGGTGGGGTCTGGTCgctgaacagagagagagagagaaggaagtcACGTGGGTTGGGGGAAAAACTTGGGGGAAAGGGTGATGAGGCGAGGGTGATGTCAGCCTTAGGGGGAAGGGTGATGTTGCAATAGTAGTGTAGCCGAGGAACTATAAAGATCTTCCCATGCTGAGTCAAGTCGAGTTTAACCTGATTAACCTTACGCCCGCACGACGGGCTATTAGCTAAGTGGTAGAACACTCCCCTGTTATTTGACCAAGGCTAAAGATACTAAGATTCGTTTACGTAGATTGGATATTAGATACTCCAAACCTCTTCACATGTCTCTTTAACAAAATAATTGATATATGTAGATGACTTtacacttattttttttaattaaaaatctactaaagtttttttttttttttaatctactTAAGGTTCAACAGCTGCGTAATAGTTCCATCTAACCAGTCAACCTGAGAACAGAATCCAGTTTCCCAGGAACAACACAAATAACCATGTtcatttcaaaacaatcaacatAAGAGAATCTAACGCTCGCTGGAAAAGTAAAGCTCACAAAGGTTCAAGAGAGGATAATCTGGCAGCCCTTCGATCCACGGGGAAGCTTTAGTAGTTCTTCGCAGAACACCTTCTCCATCTCCGGCTCCGCAGGATTCCCGGTAGAGCAGATGGTGAGTGTTTCCAGAACCACAGCATGCTCGAGCAATATTTTCACCACACGAATCATTTCGAAACTGGCGATGAAATCATCAATCTTGATCTGCCTAAGGTGAGATGCGAAACATCCGGGTGTGGGATTCAACAAGCTGCTGTTCTTGATGTCGTCTGAAGTTAGTCCGATCATCTGGTAATCGCAGCGACTTTCTACAATTCAGCCATCACATGGTTCCAAAGCCGCCAAAAACATCGAAACAAGAAATGATATCCATCCAGTTACCTCATGGCATTCAAGCATTTCAAGGTGTGGCGAATGATGCAGTAGGCCCCAAACCGCTCCGCATTTCAAGTCTAGACGCCCCAAGTTCAACCTTCTCAAATTACCAAAGACAAGCAGATGGATATAGATCTCGTCTGCGCTAGTTAGCACCTAGGAACAAGGCAATATAACTCATACTAAGACTAACGCCATTTAGAGTTATATCAGAAAATTGGGTGAGACAAGAAAAATGAACACAGGAATTTCACAGGATAAGTAGAGGGACCTCAATAGTCTTGGATGACAATTCCAAACTTTTCACGGACTGCATCCCTTGAAGAAGCTTGCTTATGCGGTAAGCAGCTTCTCTTGATCTACTCAAAGGAAACTCCACAACATCAATGCCCGCCTCCATCAGTGAGCATGATTGTCTCAAGCAGTAGTCATTCACAAAAGCACTTTTGCAATAGATACTTTCTAGATTATTTGCACATATCATAACTTGGCATCCAACCCGGTGACGATCCTTATCCCGTATTGTCAAGCTCTTTAGCATGGGAGTGAAAATAGTCACTGCCCGGAGATGAGACCAATCACAGTCCTCTACAAATAACTCCTGAAGAGCTGGGCAAGACAATAGCTGCTCGGTCGAGCACTCGTCTAAAAATTTGATCTTCGTAAGAATCAAGTATTTGAGATTAGGAAGGTCTATTTTAGAAGGTAGCTTTAAGGCCCCCGCCACATATAATTCCAGGTTGGTCAATGATGTGGAAGTGAATAAGCAGTATGGCAAGGCAAATGGTCCTTTGATGCCTGAAAGGCAAAGAGAGCACTCCTCAACATTTCGCTGAACAGCCGCGGATACCCATAAATTGACACGGTTTGCATCATCAAACACATTGCAAGCAATGTAGAACCGTCTTATGTGAGAGCACCCACGAAGGAGAAGTACTCTTTCCACAGAATTCATGAAGAGCTCTCTCTTAGAGCCAGAATCTTCCTCAAATTCTACATTAGGAATAGATGTCCACAGATACTGCCACTTTTTGCACAATACACTTGTTTTGACGGCATCCACCGTAGGAAGAAAAGACAGGATGTGTTCTAGTATTGCCTCGGGTAGCCTGTTTATCTTGTCAATACCAGCATCTTTCCCTTTACGCAGCCTCTGACACTTGGGTTTGCCATTGACAGTACTTTCATCCATAACTCCTGACGACCTACTAGCGCATATAGTCCATCATCATTAAAGAACGATTCATGGAATTGCTAGAGCAACAATTGAAACTTGTATATTGAAGTTTTCAATATCTGCAACGATGACCACAACTCAGGTTAATGAGAGAACAGGAAAAGTGGAGAAGTACTACATCTCTCTAGTTTAAGACTGGAAACGACCAACCATGAGATCCTTACTAGAGCTCAGGACGTGACTAGTGCATAGCACTAAAGCCATGTAATATGCAGCTGCGCATGCATTCAATTCACAATGATTGATGAAGCCATTGCAACATGGTTCAGCATTAAGCGGCGACATCCAATATCAACAAGTTTCTGACATGAGACAAAGATATGCTCGTTTTGACATTACTTTAATGGTCCTCCTCAGCAGAACACATGTAAGTCGAAACGGTACTTGTAAATCAAGGAGGGCAAGTCATAAAAAACCCAGGCTAGGACAACATGCCAAATTCTTACATTATGAACCCTGTTATCTCATGATCGCACAAGTCGTCTACTTATGCAAGTATCTCAAGAAAGATATACCCACCCACAGGGTTTGCTATTGCAATCGGCTACTCTATTTTAGTCGTCAAATATTTTCAGGCGAAAAAGAGAAGCCAAGATGAAAAGCAGGATGATGCTCTCATTGCAAAATGTTTCTGAATCAGGAATTCTAAGCCCACTCTTTTCTTAAAAAAGCCACTGTGAGCCACAAAATCAACCTGAGAACAATTGTATTCCTTCAAATCAGGACCTGAAAGTATGGTTCAAAACTAGTGCAAGGTTCATCCCCTTCATCCACGATTCCCCACTCAAAATACCAACACGAAATTCGCGCGATCTAATGGGTAATTTAGCATTTGGGGATTGAAGAAATCTACCTAACACAGTTCCCACGTAGTCCTGTGAACATATGAAATTAGTGGAACACTCCGGGATCATGCAATAAAGTTGCTATATTTCGCTCAAAACTGGGTTACCCACTTACTCTGTGTGTTCatccagaaaaaaaatggatgccgaaaagagaaaaaaaaagagcatgatCATGCGGTGCAGTCAATTTTTTAGGAGAAAAGGCAGTACCTTTCACAACTCCACAACAACAGGGTCTGCAAAACGATCAGTGAATGATTGAGCCAAAAATATGGTACCTTTCACAACTCTGcgagacgacgacgacgactacGTGGTTTTGCTCTGCTTCGCTTGTGAGGTTTTGGCGGTCATAAATGCCGCAAgcacggaggaggaggagaagagaatgTTGGAGATATGATTGAAGATCCGAAGGGATTTCAATGCGTGACCCTATGTTGGAAGAAATGTCCAACTCACCTCGAAATCAAACCTCGGATCAAATCAATCTACCTCAAGATGAGCGGTCTTCCACCCAATACCCTGTTTGATCTACTTCACCACCGTTCAAATTCCTGGCCCGGTCCAGTGACCATCAGTAGGCCAGTGGTCCGCCTTGCCAAATTAGACATGGGCTCAACGTGGCGCACTGGGAGAAGAAGCGGGTCACAGACCCAGAATTTCGGGTTTGGGAACGTATCCCTACCCAGTTTATCAATCTAGGCTTGGGTTGGAGTACACCATTGTCGCCCAGAAGATATACAATAGTACTGCATATTGTTAGGTGCCTTTGGTTGTCCAGATATGAATTgagataggataggataatgCAGGATTAAAAATCTTTCGGATTGTTCTTTGAATTGTGAAAAATCCCATCATGTGTTTGGTGAATATTCGGATATAACATGCAAATAGGGATGTACTATCCACCACAATTATGGAAAACGGCGATGCACCCTAGATCCACCTTGAAGCTTTCTCGTATGAAAACTCTTGCAGCTGAATATATCTTCCTCATCAAAAATTCCTTTTCCCTTGAGCAAAATTACCAGCTTTTTGCTCCCCCTTGTCTCCTTGAATCCATGGACTTGGTAACAATTACTTGAATTGTCACATTAGGTAGTAAATTCATCTCGCTTGTTGCTTTATCAATTTGTTTGTCCTACCACAATCAAA
This sequence is a window from Rhodamnia argentea isolate NSW1041297 chromosome 3, ASM2092103v1, whole genome shotgun sequence. Protein-coding genes within it:
- the LOC125314295 gene encoding uncharacterized protein LOC125314295, yielding MAEVMQALGAMGELIGQRIRNQNAAAAATVEAPPVVPPAVPPMDVPPLAVVEDRKAQKMVEQVVPAVYQLEGNAGTWWRVVKDRVFPEGTVPVWDTFVEAFNNKYFSRTAREQKMAEFFRLRQNQMTVDQYEAKFSELSKYAPRLIEDPEDRARRFGDGLKPEIKSVLAPFNLQDYDDLYERAPIVERDLGERTAASGSRFTSSNRFEKRQGKKPMYGGGHHIPPNRRGAINKPVFRQSDVCNPCHRETWTRSVPV